AATAAGATCCTGCAGGCCTATTGAACTTTGCTCGCTAGCATCTTCGCAAGGAGTTCCTGACAATCTTCCAGTGGCTTATCAAGATTTTAAGGATGTCTTTAATAAGAAGGGTACAGACATTTTGCCCCCACATCGCATTTATGACTGTCCTATCGACCTGCTACCTGGTGCACAAATACCTTTTGGTCGTATATACCCTCTATCTGAGCCTGAGTTATAGGAACTTCGCAACTATCTTGTTGAGAACTTAGCCAAAGGTTTTATTCGTCATTCCACTTCTCCTGCTGGCGCTGGAattttctttgtagaaaagaagGATCGTTCActaagaccctgcattgattacCGCGAACTAAATAAAATAACTATTAAGAATAGATACCCACTTCCACTCATCCCAGAGTTATTCCAACGGCTTCGTGAAGCTAAAGTCTTTTCGAAATTGGATCTTAGAGGGGCCTATAATCTGGTCAGGATCCGcgaaggagatgagtggaagaccgcttttcGCACAAGATACGGGCACTttgagtaccttgttatgccgttcggcctatgtaacgccccagcaacGTTCCAACACTTTGTGAATGACGTGTTCCGTGATTTCTTGGATGTCTTTGTCATAATTTACTTAGATGACATCCTTGTTTTCTCCAATTCTCTCGAAGACCACAGAGTACATATGAAGAAGGTTCTTTCACGCTTACGCACTCATCAGCTCTATGCTAAGCTGGAAAAATGCATTTTCGAACAAGATTCTGTGGAATTTTTAGGTTTCTTTATCACTCCCcaaggaattcaaatggattccCGAAAAGTTTCAGCAATCTTGGATTGGCCTGCTCCCACGTCTAGAAAAGCCGTCCAGCGATTTATTGGCTTcgctaatttttatagaaaatttgttaaaaatttctCTCAAATCATTTCACCTATCACCAGTCTCACACGAGCCAATGTAAAGTTTATGTGGACCTCAGAAGCTCAAAGAGCTTTTCAatgtttaaaagatctttttatttctgctcctgTCCTTCATCACCCTGATCCTTCGCTTCCTTTCATATTAGAGGTGGATGCTTCGGAAAATGCTGTTGGAGCCATTCTTTCCCAAAGATCAGGTATTAAAGAGGAACTTCACCCAGTCGCTTTTTTTTCTCATAAGATGTCAAGATCTGAGTGTAATTATGACGTCGCTGACAGGGAACTATTGGCGATTAAGCTCGCTTTAgaggagtggaggtatctccttgaaggcGCCAAACATCCTATCCTTATCTTTACAGATCACCGTAATCTGGAATATCTACGGTCAGCTAAAAGACTTAGGCCCAGGCAAGCCAGATGGGCACTATTTTTTATGCGTTTTAATTTCCACCTTACTTATCGCCCTGGCACTAAGAACACAAAAGCTGACGCTTTATCTCGGATGTTTTCTCCACAACCAGATTCACATGAATCTTCCGAAACCATCTTGGGACCTAACCATTTTCTTCTCCTTCAGACCTCCTTCCTTGATCAAGTTAAAAGAGATTCTGGAGTTATTTCTCATTCTTCACTTCCTCAGGAAACAAGTTATAAAGacgggtttttcttttttaagaataAACTTTTGTTCCAGAAAACCTTCGTTTAGAGGCACTCAGAATTGTCCATGATGCTAAATTAGCCGGGCACCCAGGGATTAAAAAGACCTCTTTGTTGGCAAgaagattattttggtggcctggatTGAACAAGGACTGTACTAAATACGTTGTTTCTTGTGAAACTTGTGCTCGATCTAAGACCTCTCATAGCAAACCACTAGGTCTTTTACAACCTCTTCCTGTGCCATCCCGTCCGTGGGGATCTgtgtctatggattttatttcAGAACTTCCTCCATCACAAGGACACACTGCTATTATGGTGTTCGTTGACCGTCTCACCAAAATGGCTCACTTTGTTTCTTTACCCAAACTACCTTCTGCTCCTGTATCTGCTGAAGTATTCATTCGGGAGGTGGTTAGACTTCATGGGATACCAGATGAAGTAGTTTCTGACCGGGGTCCACAATTCACCTCGCAATTTTGGAAGACTCTATGTGGGGCACTACAAATTAAGGTATCTCTCTCTTCAGCATTCCACCCCCAAACTAATGGTCAAACAGAGAGGACAAACCAAACTCTAGAACAATACTTAAGATGTTATTCTTCTTATCTCCAGGACGACTGGGTATATTTACTTCCTTTagcagaatttgcttataataattcatGCCATTCCTCGACCAAACAGTCTCCATTTTTTGCTAATTATGGATTGAATCCTGCAATTTTCCCAGCTTCATCGCTTCCTGAGATCTCGCTCCCCGCAGTTCAGGATCGGCTTGTCTTTCTGAAACATAACTTAAAATTACTACAACAAACAATGACTAAAGCACAACAAGATTTCAAGAGCTTTGCTGACCGTAAACGAAGAATGGATCCTGAGTTCAAGGTCGGAGACCAAGTTTGGTTATCTTCAGTCAATCTCAAATTATCCTGTCCAAGTAAGAAGTTAGGGCAAAGATTTTTGGGTCCTTTTTCTATCACTCGTCAAATTAATCCCGTTTCGTTTCAATTGAAGTTACCCAAGTCTTACCGCATTCATCCGGTGTTCCATACGGCGTTGCTTAAACCTGTGGTACAGAATCAATTTCCAGGAAGAACTCTTCTTCCGCCTCCTCCAGTTATAGTTGATGACCAAGAAGAATTCGTGGTTGAACAGGTTTTGGATTCACGAAGGAGAGGGAAAAGACTACAGTATTTGGTCAAATGGAAAGGCTATGGAccggaagaaaattcctgggagCCCTCTTCAAATCTACATGCCCCTAGACTTGTGGCTCAGTTCCACAAGACTCATCCAGACAAGCCTTCTAGCATCTGCGTCCAGAGGCCGCATCTCGgtagggggcaatgtaaggttACTTACCGAAGGGTTCCAGCGCGGCGGCTCTCGGCGGCTCTGACGTCACGAGCGTCGAAGCGCAGGCGCGTGTGCGCGCATGGACGGCACAGAACGTAGTGACGCCTGCGTCTTTACGCAGGCGTGCCGACGCTGGCGAAAAAGCGGCGCCAAGACTTAAGGTATTTAAACCTACTTTTTTATTCCTtctgtgcctggttatcgtgGTTTATTCCTGTGAGACCTAGCTATACTTTTCTTATTGACTCCTGTGTATGACCTCTGATTGCCCTCGACTCTGATCCTTTGCTGAATACCCAGACCTCGACCTGTTTATCGTTCCtgttgtttgctgcctgcctctgacctcggatCTGCCTGACTACGCCTCTCTTCTCGACCCTCTGGTACCTCGATCCTGTgtagcctcactggcttctctccattCACGGTTCCCCCTGTAACATCCTCAGGTGGGTTCAGTGTTGTGCGAGCCGCTTGTGAGTCCTTCTACAGCTTGACAAGATCCATCATCTGAAAACCCTGGTAAGCCTGACACTCCATGGTTTTAACCATATGGCCCGTCTAGCGGTCGTGGCCAAAGCCATATTCCTGGAGGAAAGCTTCAGAGCTTCGATGGATGAATCGCATAGAAATTCTACTGCAGATTTAATCATTTTCATATCCTTTAACAGTTGTTCCCTAGTTGTCTTTCCTCGCACATCTTCCTCCAATTGGACCACCCAGTTTCTGAGGGCCTTGGAAACCTCTGACGCAGCGATAAGCGGCTTGCATTGATTTGATGATGTGGAATAAATGCGCCTAAGGGAACATTCAGCCTTGCGGTCCATGACATCCTTTAAACCAGACCCATCTTCCACTGGAATGGTTGTTCTTTTAGACAGACGTCCAACCGCAACATCAACCTTTGGAGGCAATTCCCACACCATGGCTTCATCACTGATAGGAAACAATGTTTTAAATCTCTTATTAATTACCAGGGGTTTATCCggatttttccattcaaattctaTCAAATCTTTAATCACTGGATGTACTGGAAACACTTTCTGCCTCTTCTGGGGCCATCCCTTTTCTGTTTCCACAGGCAATGTACTTCCCTCCTGATCTTCAATTGCCGCTCTCACAGCTTTAATCAATTTTGATACTGAATCCGGCTGAAAAACTGACATCTCTATTTCCTCGTCAGAAGATGAATAAATTTAATCAATTACTGTAAATTCTTCTCCTTCCAAGGATCTCGGAGACTTGTCCACATCACCTGAGTCTCTCTGTGAAATAGATTGTTTTATCTCAGAAAAAGATTGTTGAAGATAATCTTTCAGCCATTCCATAGAAACTTCAGACTGTTGTGGCACATTATCAGCCTTGGCTAAACACTCCTCACAACGTCCTCTTCCATAATCATCAGGTAATGGCACTTCACATTCACGGCAAACCAAATGTTTGGTCTTAGATTTCCTCTTGCCTGCAGCAGTTTCATGACTAGACATCTGCAATATATTAATACAGGAATAATAATCCTTGCATTCCAATATAGAGGATAGAGAGAcaatatagagagatagagacaTCGAGCCATACCTTTAGGCTATTACCCCAGGCACCGCAGCTTAGAACCCAGTTTCCACCTCAGTGACAGGGAAACAATCCAACtgaaaaaaacgctggctttttttttttttttaatttccccacTGAACGagcgaaaaaacgccagcgtgaTTACGCCAGCGTGTTTACGCCAGCGTGTTTACGCCAGCGTGTTTACGACTGCAGTTGGAACGCGGAAGTACCGGATCAACCGGTGTAATACAAACTATGGCTCAGAACGGGGTTACCGGCATTGTATTCCTTACCCCCTTGCTAGGACCACCAGCCCTGCTGGCTCCCCGCTTGTCTCCAGCCCTCTAGgagctgaaaaaataaaaaaaaataaaaaacgatcTTCCTGCCTGCCATCCTACCaaaggtaggacagaaaaaacatGAAGGGAGGAGGAAGGGGTGGGGTTCTTATAGGGTTAAAAACTTTATTGTTCCTGCTGTCCTACAGATGAGGAGGGGACTGGAATTCCCATTTGTGTGCTGCAATTGGACGTTAAGGAaatgatcttacttcgattcgaacgatcgaaaaAAGTCTATCCACCCacgattttttaaatgaatttcagttggtctttttttattagaatttcaaagtggagttcaaaaaaactcgacccttgataaatcttccccttagtatATTAATCTTGTATCTCAGATTAGCATTACTATACTTCTGCTATTTTTAGgatattaatattgtattattgtaaGCTAGCAGGACTTTGCTTCTGCTAGTCAATACTGTTTTTATAGCAGGCAAACATTATTCGCCTTTGTTAGGTTCAATAAATTATTATGTGTAGGTAAGTgaactattaatatacttttgtatTTAGTATATTACTGCACGATCACAAGTTATCTTATACCTCTACTAGGCTCTGTATTTTTACGATTGTCACTGCAGTTATGGCATTACAATAATGCTTAAATCTTTCTGGATAGTAACCCAGCATGTATGGCCTCCTTTTAAGCACCACCATTCCTCTGTTGTATTAAGGAGGGGTATATCATACATACGTTACAACAGGTTGATTAAACTATAATATGGTTCTGCTACTTTCTCTATTCTGCTGCTGTGCTGGGTATACCACATTCAGTCTAATTAATTTAAATCTTTGCAAAGATACGAAGGTGGCAAGGAATTTCAAATCACTGCTTGTTCATGTAGGatattatgttattatattaatGGTTGGTCTATAATTGCAATTAATTTTAAGTATGCTAACATACTTACTTAAGTCAATTATTTCAATATTTGGTACCATCTCTAGTAAACCAGATATTGTTTGATAAACATTGCTGTAATTCATGTCTAACCttagacattagggggcagatttacttagggtcgatatcgagggttaattaaccctcgatattcgactgtcgaagttaaagaCTTAGAatatcgattaaatccttcgaaacgttcgatccgaaggattttaatccatcgatcgaacgatttttgttcgaccaaaaaatgcttaggaagcctatggggaccttccccataggctaacattgacctcagTAGCTTTTAGGcagcaaactagggggtcaaagttttttcttaaaaagacagtacttcgactatcgaatggtcgaacgatttttagtttgaatcgttcgattcaaagtcgtagtcgaaggtcaaagtagcccattcgatggtcgaagtagccaaaaaaaaaaacattcgaaattcgaagtttttttcctctattccttcactcgagctaagtaaatgggccccttaaaattCGGTGCAATCAATTACATTTTAGCGCTACTGAATGCTTGcatgttttaaatgaattaatacTGCAGTTTTTTCATGGCCTACGGTGTATATTGGAGTGTGATAAAACGTCCTCTACTATTGCAAATATCTATACAGTGGGTAGCTGCTGAACAGTAGGTATGTTGGTATTATGTTTAATTATGTAATGGTGCGTCTGTTGGTATAATCCTTAATAATGCAATTCTGAAGTTTGCCACTATTTGGAAATTTTAGATAAAAGTATagccatacaaaataaatgaagcatTTTCATCATCCCATCTCAAGCTCAATTTTAATGAGACATTTTGGTTGGATGGAGCAAATATGGAGATAGCCGGGCTGTTTAGTTAGTGTGATTCTGCGTTCATTAAGAAAATTATGTGGTTATACTATTACTAAAGTTCTCCATCTGGGTACAGCATTTTAAGAGGTTTTCTCCACTTTTGTGGTTCCTGCCCTGTGGCACATAAATACTGCAGTTATTTCTATGTATATGTTAAGGCAATATTTGCTGCATTAGTTCCATGCTATTATGCAgttcttcatatatttttttagagttGCTGCAATAATCATTCCTGGCAGCATTCGCGCTTTTGCACCCCATGTTGGATTAACTGCTAAAATACAAAGACACTCTTGAGGGGAAGGGTGGATCTATATATAGGTGTGTTAGGGTGATTGCTTAATTATTCTTTTAATTCTGTCCTATCCGCTATCAGTGGCGGGAATAACCCATGAGTGAATGCTGACATGGATAGCCAGGAAAGGAAAACTCCGGTAAGTTGGTgttgaactttccctttaataccgTATACTACTGGGTTCAGCCATGCTTGGTCATGTAACATCCGGTCCGTTCTTCCACTATTGTGACCAGGTCCAATAAGTATCGccagtctatggcatcttacagcagcccctttggtatttgccagaacctacaccTAGAGGTACCGACCCTTACGTGGGGCATTGCAAGACTGTTATGGCTCAGCTGTGGTCTCATATATGAACAATACAGACtgcagagctacagtatttcccctttaacttttaaagTCACGTTAGTTGCTTTTCTTCCACTACTCCCCCATCTCCCTCCTGGACCCCCAGTGGGATTTATTCAGGAGGTGAGAACTGTAACAGCCAAATAGCACCCCCTAACATCTTTAACAAACCTTACATTGTGCTCGGACTATAAAGCTCTCCCGAGCGGTGGAAACTTTGCGTCTACACTTGGAAATTCAGACCCATTGACACTTTATACTTTAACGGGCAGCAGCGAGGCACTACATTTTCGGAGCCAAACCTTGAATCTTAGCCATGCACATTACAGTGCTAAATGGAATGTttttacagaaatcctaaatTCTGGAATGTCGGTATCTCAGAGgatttatgaaataatcttcaGCACAGGCTGTTTTTGCTGGTGTCAGCGTATTTGATCACCCAGTTCTCAAACCCCATATTGAAACCATCTGACTGTAATTTAGTATAGAAGAACTGGGACTGGGGAAAGTTTTACACTGACCCGTTTGATTAAAATCAGAAAAGAAACTGTTTCAATTCTGTACCTGTAACTGTCAGAATCCTAAAGTGTACCccatctttgtctttttttctaaatgcCATTAAGTTGGGTCTCGCATTTTTACAACTGGATATGGCTCAAATTACCCTTTGTGCCACTGTCTTTATTTATAAGCATGTGGCTTACCCTAAATTCACTCAGCACTCCTTTGCATACAGGATGGGTCAGAAATATCACACTTTGCTCCCGTTCTTAAGTAAGTGTTAATCTAAAACTTATTATATACAGAGAATATGGATATTGCCTGAGATATGGCAGCCAATGTTAGCACCCAGCAACATATATCAGTAGTTTGTTCAGAGAGCTatacccatatactgtataccctGTACTGActgagaatcaatatggcaccttcctcccatatgtataaattcaaatatacagagaaggaatgttctgggcaaataaactttaccctcatactgtactgtgtaagggaaacaatatggcacctccctcccatatgtatagataaaaatatacagagaaggaatgttctgggcacaataaactttaccctcatactgtactgtctaagggaaacaaggTGGCACCTCCctttcatatgtataaatacaaatatacagagaaggaatgttctgggcacactaagctataccctcatactgtactgtctaggggaaacaatatggcacctcccatatgtataaatacaaatatacagagaacgaatgttctgggcacacaataagctgtaccctcatactgtacggtCTAAAGCTGGGCACAGATGTGCAGCTTTTTCCTTATGTCTGATGAAAAATCAAATGTTGCAATCCACTAATCATTcagttaaataaagtagtaaaaagaacaaatcagcaaTGTTCTGGCtgtgtacaaaagttatgtccgacagatagtaatgacagtcacccattgatactgtcataggcaatacatgcagggatattatcattagccgacagagATCTTCTAAACTGTCTGACTGACTAAATgactgatcgccatggtacgaaaaatgtgaCCCAGACCCATTCTGTACTGCTGGTTTTGTAAATGTACACGCCCACAAGCATTTAACATATGGGCTAAACAGTCATTTTTGACTCCTGCTTTGCTCCTTATcatgtctaaggggcagatgttgCAATTTACCACTATTTGCATTGTGCTTTTTGGACACACGTTGCCAGTATTTAAAGCAGCAATGTTAACGTCGTATCCAGCCCATCATTGTACCCCACCCCACTGCCAACATCACTAAGGGCCACATTTATACAAGGCTCACCGCCTGCAAATAATAGAGGATAAGTGGAGTTTTCTGACAGCCACAATAAAATTGAGGTGGGAAAAACAAAACCTTCTGTCTATCACAGAGCAATCTATATGGGATTGTCATGTGGATTATGCAAAATCCTAAATTTTAAGAAGCAGCCGTGAGCTTTTCCTTCTGAAAATAGAAGTTTCTGTCCAGCCCTGGACTATGTGGCTGGCCAGAGAATCAAATTCAGGATTCAATTAATGGggaacccaaataaaaaaatgcatttcctcTAAGTTTGCTTTCAGCATTGGGAACCCTGTATTTACTGGCTGGGGAGTTACAGTGATCCCTACGGCAGTTTCTTGAGattttaatttcaataaatatactgCAAATGAACTGATACCATAAAAAGAATCTGATTCCAATTATGTGATGAGATATCTTTGAATGGTACTTTAATGGCAGTGTTGTGTCTGCATGGGAATTGCATGCATGCTCCAATTGAAATGTGCATCTGCTCTGTTGTCATATGGTAATGTCACACATTTAGCTTTACACAGTAATACACAACCTGTGGCTCTGGCAGGACTACAATTCCCAAAAACCCTCTGCACAGTTCATTTTATACTACTATGTAAGGATTTAACATTATTGGCTTGCAAATATGTCATATAAATTAAAGCACAATGCTGGAACCACCCAAAGCTGTACTTAAACCCCCAAACATTTTAGGCTGGGGGGTACTGGATTTGAGCTTAGAGTATGATACGAGAAAATGAATGCATAGTTACCGAAagtttcttttcctggccacccCCCTGGTCAACATGAAAAAATTCTGACTGATTGCTATTCATGCTGGTTCCCAACCTGGATAGAAGAAACGGTTATATCTTCGAACTATAAACTCCACCCCTTCCTGATTGCCGACAGTCTATTTTAAAAGTCACAAAATATGGCGTGCATGTTGACCAGgtggatggccaggaaaagaaaatttcggtaagtatgcaTTAATTTTcgcctttcctggccatcccatGAAAAAATGCTGACTGATGCATTGTACCCAAGCAATCAATAAGAGAGGGTAGTAAAACACAACCAAAATGCTTCACGGTTTAATTTACAGACATGGCTGATGAAATAATAGATTGCCCATACTGGGCCTAAGATATATCTAAAGGTGATGACTGGTCTTGGCAGGATGTTGGAGGATCAAATGAAGGTAACACAATTGGCTCATTAATATGGAATTAATATGGAAATAACCTTCGGTAAAAATTTGAGAACTGGTCTTAGCACTACCTTTTCATTATGAAAAATTGTGTAAGGAGGATCTATTGAAAGAGCTTGAAGCTCACTAATTCGTCAAGCTGATGTAAGGGCAACTAAAAGGACCTTCAgggtcaaaaacaaaattgaaatctTTTCCAGGGGTTCAAACGGAGAAGACATAGCTCTTAAAACAAGTGGAAGATACCATGCTGGACATATAGGTCTTGATGGAGGCCTGATTCTTATTACtgcctaaaaaaaactttctatcaAAGGTTCTCTAGACCATCTCTTCTTTAGAATAGCTGATAAAGCAGAAACTTGGCCCTTTAGGGTACTTAGACTCAATCCCCTATTGAGACCCATTTGAAGAAATTCTAAAAACTCCATCAAAGAAGGAGCTATCGGGTTGAGAGACCTTTCCCATGCCCATGAACCATAGCAGTCCCAGACTTTGATACTTGTCCATAGTATTGCTTTTTCTTGCCCTTAGTAGCGTATTAATGACCGACTCTGAGCAACCCTGCTCTCTCAAAATCCTCTTCTCAACCTCCAATCTGAGACTCATTGGATCTGGATGTTCCTATCTGCCCTGAACTAGAAGATCTCGGATCTGAGGCAGTGACAACGGTTGCGATACTGAAAAGCTCCTCAATAGCAGATACTACGGTCTCCTCTGCCAGTCCGGGAGCATTGCAATGGCCTCCATCCTGGTTAAACAGATCCTCTAAAGGACCTTCAAAATTACTGGGATAGGAGGAAAAATGTATGCGAATAGGCCCTCGAAGTTCTGAGAGAATGCATCCACTGGTGTTGCTCCTGGACAGAGAGCTTTGGGATAAGAAACTGGAATCTTGGTATATAGGTGAGTTGCCATTAAATCCACCTCTGGCATTCCCCAAATGGAGGTTTTCCAGCTGAAGGTTTTCTCAGGTTCAAACTCCACTCCCCTTGTAATAAGAGATACCGGCTTCATTGATCTGCTTCTGTATTCTCCACTCCTGGAATGTAGTGGGCTGCAAGA
This Xenopus laevis strain J_2021 chromosome 8S, Xenopus_laevis_v10.1, whole genome shotgun sequence DNA region includes the following protein-coding sequences:
- the LOC121397614 gene encoding uncharacterized protein LOC121397614 — protein: MDQAEGPSPFSVLTQQLSSLTQAVRELQGGYAQMQDQMRTLQSPLGGSASVSAADQSASESQVLPSDLPEPKIHLPERFSGDRKTFRLFKNNCKLLFTLKSRTYPTEQARVGTVISLLSGDPQAWAFRLMDLQSPELATVESFFKAMAILYDDPHRTLAAEASLRSLSQGRGPAEDYTVQFRKFAADVDWNQSALKHQYRLGLSEGLKDELARTGIPETLDDLILLTIQLDRRLRERRAERSGQGSPMWVLPHASPPIRLPAVSSSVADPEPMQIGAIRSALTPEERLRRRRLNLCLYCGLAGHLLRDCPTRPSLKGKAVSNQSPVFTSPFTPLLTIPLSLQWEDKSVKLQAIIDSGASGCFLDSATAKAHCFPLHEKKNPTFLRVADGSPILSGPVIQETFPLSMSLNKVHSETLNFDIELRNYLVENLAKGFIRHSTSPAGAGIFFVEKKDRSLRPCIDYRELNKITIKNRYPLPLIPELFQRLREAKVFSKLDLRGAYNLVRIREGDEWKTAFRTRYGHFEYLVMPFGLCNAPATFQHFVNDVFRDFLDVFVIIYLDDILVFSNSLEDHRVHMKKVLSRLRTHQLYAKLEKCIFEQDSVEFLGFFITPQGIQMDSRKVSAILDWPAPTSRKAVQRFIGFANFYRKFVKNFSQIISPITSLTRANVKFMWTSEAQRAFQCLKDLFISAPVLHHPDPSLPFILEVDASENAVGAILSQRSGIKEELHPVAFFSHKMSRSECNYDVADRELLAIKLALEEWRYLLEGAKHPILIFTDHRNLEYLRSAKRLRPRQARWALFFMRFNFHLTYRPGTKNTKADALSRMFSPQPDSHESSETILGPNHFLLLQTSFLDQVKRDSGVISHSSLPQETSYKDGFFFFKNKLLFQKTFV